The following are encoded together in the Coregonus clupeaformis isolate EN_2021a chromosome 24, ASM2061545v1, whole genome shotgun sequence genome:
- the LOC121538203 gene encoding protein-L-isoaspartate O-methyltransferase domain-containing protein 2 isoform X1 yields MLMGEIEKVTTQDFYTIKQRRLTISSIRALRRQHQIQSESVRMGGAVSAGEDNDELIDNLKEAQYIRSDLVEQAFRAIDRADYYLEEFRDSAYKDLAWRHGNIHLSAPCIYSEVMEALDLQPGLSFLNLGSGTGYLSTMVGLILGPFGVNHGVELHQDVIEYAYQKLEFFIKTSDSFDRFEFCEPCFVMGNCLEISPESGQYDRVYCGAGVQQEQEDYMKNLLKVEGILVLPLEEKLTKITRTGYNSWETKNIIAVSFAPLVLPKHRDNSKPKAVPLPAMFEVRTLQDLARISIRLTLKKTVAGPGPLPRRRLAHSGERLRRRRAQHCGSTLLSNRYVFMSRLIPGPMDDNNNRSDTEEEEEEEEGNCRILGEPVEEEEQEEEGEESREGGALLHEAPVNLLRERILGLPLPEPLKMYMLHYREK; encoded by the exons ATGTTAATGGGAGAAATCGAGAAGGTAACAACACAAGATTTCTACACTATAAAGCAGCGTCGATTAACCATCTCTTCCATAAG AGCGCTTCGTAGACAACATCAGATACAAAG cgagTCCGTGAGGATGGGAGGAGCCGTGAGTGCGGGGGAGGACAACGATGAGTTGATTGACAACCTGAAGGAGGCTCAGTACATACGCTCAGACCTGGTGGAGCAGGCCTTTAGGGCCATCGACAGGGCCGACTACTATCTGGAAGAGTTCAGAGACAGCGCCTACAAGGACCTGGCCTGGAGGCACGGCAACATCCACCTCTCAGCACCCTGCATCTACTCAGAGGTGATGGAGGCCTTGGATCTCCAGCCTGGCCTGTCCTTCCTCAACCTGGGCAGTGGTACGGGCTACCTCAGCACCATGGTGGGTCTCATACTGG GTCCATTTGGCGTGAACCATGGGGTGGAGCTGCACCAAGATGTCATTGAGTATGCATACCAGAAACTGGAGTTTTTCATCAAGACCAGCGACAGCTTCGACAG gtTTGAGTTCTGTGAGCCCTGCTTCGTGATGGGGAACTGTCTGgagatatccccagagagtggTCAGTACGACAGGGTGTATTGTGGAGCCGGGGTGCAGCAGGAGCAGGAAGACTACATGAAGAACCTGCTCAAAGTGGAGGGAATCCTAGTGCtgccattggaggagaag TTGACCAAGATCACTCGAACAGGCTACAACAGCTGGGAGACCAAAAACATAATTGCTGTGTCCTTTGCCCCACTGGTGTTGCCCAAACACAGAGACAACAGTAAACCCAAAGCAGTGCCTTTAC CGGCCATGTTTGAGGTGCGGACTCTGCAGGACTTGGCTCGCATCTCTATCCGTCTGACGTTAAAGAAGACCGTGGCGGGGCCGGGGCCGTTGCCCAGGAGGCGGCTGGCCCACAGCGGGGAGCGGCTCCGGCGGAGGCGGGCCCAACACTGTGGCTCCACCCTGCTCTCCAACCGCTACGTATTCATGAGCCGCCTCATCCCAGGGCCGATGGATGACAACAACAACCGCTCAGACAccgaagaagaggaggaggaagaagaggggaaCTGCAGGATTCTAGGAGAACCTGTggaagaggaggagcaggaggaagagggggaggagagtagGGAGGGTGGTGCCCTTCTACATGAGGCTCCAGTGAACCTGCTAAGAGAGAGGATCCTGGGCCTGCCGCTCCCTGAGCCTCTGAAGATGTACATGCTCCACtacagagagaagtag
- the LOC121538203 gene encoding protein-L-isoaspartate O-methyltransferase domain-containing protein 2 isoform X2, whose amino-acid sequence MLMGEIEKVTTQDFYTIKQRRLTISSISESVRMGGAVSAGEDNDELIDNLKEAQYIRSDLVEQAFRAIDRADYYLEEFRDSAYKDLAWRHGNIHLSAPCIYSEVMEALDLQPGLSFLNLGSGTGYLSTMVGLILGPFGVNHGVELHQDVIEYAYQKLEFFIKTSDSFDRFEFCEPCFVMGNCLEISPESGQYDRVYCGAGVQQEQEDYMKNLLKVEGILVLPLEEKLTKITRTGYNSWETKNIIAVSFAPLVLPKHRDNSKPKAVPLPAMFEVRTLQDLARISIRLTLKKTVAGPGPLPRRRLAHSGERLRRRRAQHCGSTLLSNRYVFMSRLIPGPMDDNNNRSDTEEEEEEEEGNCRILGEPVEEEEQEEEGEESREGGALLHEAPVNLLRERILGLPLPEPLKMYMLHYREK is encoded by the exons ATGTTAATGGGAGAAATCGAGAAGGTAACAACACAAGATTTCTACACTATAAAGCAGCGTCGATTAACCATCTCTTCCATAAG cgagTCCGTGAGGATGGGAGGAGCCGTGAGTGCGGGGGAGGACAACGATGAGTTGATTGACAACCTGAAGGAGGCTCAGTACATACGCTCAGACCTGGTGGAGCAGGCCTTTAGGGCCATCGACAGGGCCGACTACTATCTGGAAGAGTTCAGAGACAGCGCCTACAAGGACCTGGCCTGGAGGCACGGCAACATCCACCTCTCAGCACCCTGCATCTACTCAGAGGTGATGGAGGCCTTGGATCTCCAGCCTGGCCTGTCCTTCCTCAACCTGGGCAGTGGTACGGGCTACCTCAGCACCATGGTGGGTCTCATACTGG GTCCATTTGGCGTGAACCATGGGGTGGAGCTGCACCAAGATGTCATTGAGTATGCATACCAGAAACTGGAGTTTTTCATCAAGACCAGCGACAGCTTCGACAG gtTTGAGTTCTGTGAGCCCTGCTTCGTGATGGGGAACTGTCTGgagatatccccagagagtggTCAGTACGACAGGGTGTATTGTGGAGCCGGGGTGCAGCAGGAGCAGGAAGACTACATGAAGAACCTGCTCAAAGTGGAGGGAATCCTAGTGCtgccattggaggagaag TTGACCAAGATCACTCGAACAGGCTACAACAGCTGGGAGACCAAAAACATAATTGCTGTGTCCTTTGCCCCACTGGTGTTGCCCAAACACAGAGACAACAGTAAACCCAAAGCAGTGCCTTTAC CGGCCATGTTTGAGGTGCGGACTCTGCAGGACTTGGCTCGCATCTCTATCCGTCTGACGTTAAAGAAGACCGTGGCGGGGCCGGGGCCGTTGCCCAGGAGGCGGCTGGCCCACAGCGGGGAGCGGCTCCGGCGGAGGCGGGCCCAACACTGTGGCTCCACCCTGCTCTCCAACCGCTACGTATTCATGAGCCGCCTCATCCCAGGGCCGATGGATGACAACAACAACCGCTCAGACAccgaagaagaggaggaggaagaagaggggaaCTGCAGGATTCTAGGAGAACCTGTggaagaggaggagcaggaggaagagggggaggagagtagGGAGGGTGGTGCCCTTCTACATGAGGCTCCAGTGAACCTGCTAAGAGAGAGGATCCTGGGCCTGCCGCTCCCTGAGCCTCTGAAGATGTACATGCTCCACtacagagagaagtag